The Arcobacter sp. CECT 8986 DNA segment GTTTTTTATATATCTAGTATATTCAGTTTATAAAGATTACTCTCTTTACCAAACTTCTCTGTTAAAGAACTCTCACTTCTTCCTTTCGGCCTCAGCGAATTTGGACGGGAATTATAGTCTCTTTTTTACTCTTTGTCAAGAGCTTACGCTTAATTAAAGCTTAAATTTGCAATTTCTTTCGCCTTATGTCTTTATATTACCGTTTCTTTGGGTGCTTTTATTGTCGTTCTCTATATCTTATAGAGATTATCTTTGCCTTTTCTCTTTATACCCTCTTCTCTTTTATATATTAATAGTTTATATATCTATTATGTTTACTTTATATACTAGTTGTTAATAATTCATTTATATTAATTAAGTATTATTTTAATAGTGTGATAGCAACTATATGTTTAATGAATTAATTAATAAAAACATATTAGAATTACATCACTATATTATAAGAATAAAAAAAAGGATTTAAAATGTATAATAGAGATTATTTAGAACAATCTCAAAATCATACAGCACACGACTCTTCAAGAGTTGAACTTATGAGCTTTTTAAAAGCTACATATCAATTATTTGCGGGATCACTTTTAGCAGCTACTGCAGGTGCATATATCGGTTTAGATATTGTTGCATATCTTGCAGGTCCATTAATGTGGGTATTATTTGCTGTTGAATTAGGGTTAATTTTCTTTGTAATCCCTAGAGTAAAACATACTCCAGGTGTAAACCTTGCAGTATTATTTGCATTTACATTTATTACAGGACTTACAATTGCTCCTTTATTAACAGCGATATTTGCAATGCCTAGTGGTGCTGCTATAGTTGGTCAAGCATTTTTAATGACTGCTGTAGCGTTTGGTGGAA contains these protein-coding regions:
- a CDS encoding Bax inhibitor-1/YccA family protein is translated as MYNRDYLEQSQNHTAHDSSRVELMSFLKATYQLFAGSLLAATAGAYIGLDIVAYLAGPLMWVLFAVELGLIFFVIPRVKHTPGVNLAVLFAFTFITGLTIAPLLTAIFAMPSGAAIVGQAFLMTAVAFGGISMFAMTTKRDFSSLGKFLFIALIIMIVAGISNIFIQSSMFQLIIASAGALLFSVFILFDTQQIIRGGYDSPVEAALSLYLDFFNLFVSLLQILGIMNSDD